One segment of Pseudodesulfovibrio sp. 5S69 DNA contains the following:
- a CDS encoding glycosyltransferase family 1 protein has product MRTYIFLPPVSKPTGGVTVLRQLADILHQSGHEAFLVARERGGWRPQGLADAAPVLEWQSLKLRESDAWVVPEGWINALAPGLYANAHCFSYVQNWAYLFSSMPEGVDWHSLPVEFLAVSDPVSQFIKETTCKDAPILRPGIDRSIFHAPESKPGGRVNVAFMPRKNKALVEQIKAIHEHRCGAHQVNWMPIDGMDAHGVAETLRTAHIFLATGFPEGCPLPPLEAMACGCLPVGFAGFGGWDYMRQVKEKPRYTPWIPLRKVPWKGNGLWCADSDVLDAALCLGEAMTLFQERDPSLMVALAAGQKTANAYSLEAQKTAILDLWEQL; this is encoded by the coding sequence ATGCGAACTTACATCTTCCTGCCGCCGGTCTCCAAACCGACCGGGGGCGTCACCGTGCTTCGGCAGTTGGCCGACATCCTTCACCAATCCGGTCACGAGGCGTTTCTCGTGGCCCGGGAACGGGGAGGCTGGCGGCCCCAGGGGCTGGCCGACGCCGCCCCGGTGCTGGAATGGCAGTCCCTGAAACTCAGGGAATCCGACGCCTGGGTGGTCCCCGAGGGGTGGATCAACGCCCTGGCGCCGGGGCTGTACGCCAACGCCCACTGTTTCAGCTACGTCCAGAACTGGGCCTACCTCTTTTCGTCCATGCCCGAGGGCGTGGACTGGCACAGCCTGCCCGTGGAATTCCTGGCCGTGTCCGACCCGGTCTCCCAATTCATCAAGGAGACCACCTGCAAGGACGCCCCGATCCTGCGCCCCGGCATCGACCGGTCCATCTTCCACGCGCCCGAGTCCAAACCCGGCGGGCGGGTGAACGTGGCCTTCATGCCGCGCAAGAACAAGGCCCTGGTGGAGCAGATCAAGGCCATCCACGAGCACCGCTGCGGCGCGCACCAGGTCAACTGGATGCCCATAGACGGGATGGACGCCCACGGCGTGGCCGAGACTCTGCGCACGGCGCACATCTTCCTGGCCACCGGCTTTCCCGAAGGATGCCCCCTGCCGCCGCTCGAAGCCATGGCCTGCGGCTGCCTGCCCGTGGGCTTCGCCGGATTCGGCGGCTGGGACTACATGCGCCAGGTGAAGGAGAAGCCGCGCTACACCCCGTGGATTCCCCTGCGCAAGGTCCCATGGAAGGGCAACGGCCTGTGGTGCGCGGACAGCGACGTGCTCGACGCGGCCCTCTGCCTGGGTGAAGCCATGACCCTCTTCCAGGAACGGGACCCGTCCTTGATGGTCGCCCTGGCCGCGGGCCAGAAGACCGCCAACGCCTACTCCCTCGAAGCGCAGAAGACGGCCATCCTCGACCTGTGGGAACAACTGTGA
- a CDS encoding response regulator transcription factor, with amino-acid sequence MSAQKILVVEDHRDTRELLKYNLTAAGFDVAAAEDGQLGLNLAHAFKPDIMLLDLMMPGTDGLEVCRQLKADPATARIPVIMLTAKGEEVDKIVGLELGADDYVVKPFSPRELVLRIKAILRRYGAPEPNAPKLWEREGLRIDFEAHQITIDGEETALTATEFKLLTVLVSGAGKVQTRDNLLDTVWDTHFEGYSRTVDTHVRRLRQKLGPYAPWIETIRGVGYRFKA; translated from the coding sequence GTGTCAGCCCAGAAAATCCTGGTGGTCGAAGACCACAGAGACACGCGTGAACTGCTGAAATACAACCTCACCGCCGCCGGGTTCGACGTGGCCGCCGCCGAGGACGGCCAGCTCGGCCTCAACCTGGCCCATGCCTTCAAGCCGGACATCATGCTCCTCGACCTGATGATGCCCGGCACCGACGGCCTGGAGGTCTGCCGCCAACTCAAGGCCGACCCGGCCACGGCCCGCATCCCGGTCATCATGCTCACCGCCAAGGGCGAGGAGGTCGACAAGATCGTGGGCCTGGAACTCGGGGCCGACGACTATGTGGTCAAGCCCTTTTCCCCGCGCGAACTGGTCCTGCGCATCAAGGCCATCCTGCGCCGCTACGGCGCGCCCGAACCCAACGCCCCCAAGCTCTGGGAGCGCGAGGGGTTGCGCATCGACTTCGAGGCGCACCAGATCACCATCGACGGCGAGGAGACGGCCCTCACGGCCACGGAGTTCAAGCTCCTGACCGTGCTCGTGTCCGGCGCGGGCAAGGTCCAGACCCGCGACAATCTGCTCGACACGGTCTGGGACACCCACTTCGAGGGCTACTCCCGCACCGTGGACACCCACGTACGCAGGCTGCGCCAGAAGCTCGGCCCCTACGCTCCCTGGATCGAGACCATCCGGGGCGTGGGTTACCGCTTCAAGGCCTAG
- a CDS encoding TatD family hydrolase codes for MGKTKRPEPESLNLPPVGVDSHAHLDLEDFDDDREEIIRRALDSGVSRIVNVFLGPDAYERGRRLFDAHPEVSFIMGVHPNDADLLTDAALERMRAQFRADPRLKGVGEIGLDYYWERVPHDVQKDAFVRQISLARELSLPIVIHSRDANDDTVDILEAEGFRDYPLLWHCFGAGIGLAERMVANGWHISIPGPVTFRKNSDDVQAAVARIPFERLLVETDCPYLAPEPWRGKRNHPALSVFTARRVAQIKGRPLEDVWRMAGDNARRFFGL; via the coding sequence ATGGGAAAGACCAAGCGACCCGAACCCGAATCCCTGAACCTGCCGCCGGTGGGGGTGGACTCCCACGCCCACCTGGACCTGGAGGACTTCGACGACGACCGCGAGGAGATCATCCGCCGCGCCCTGGATTCGGGCGTGAGCCGCATCGTCAACGTCTTCCTCGGGCCGGACGCCTATGAACGCGGGCGCAGGCTGTTCGACGCCCACCCGGAGGTCAGCTTCATCATGGGCGTGCACCCCAACGACGCGGACCTGTTGACCGACGCGGCGCTGGAACGGATGCGCGCCCAGTTCCGGGCGGACCCGCGCCTCAAGGGCGTGGGCGAGATCGGCCTGGACTACTATTGGGAGCGCGTACCCCACGACGTGCAAAAAGACGCCTTCGTCCGCCAGATAAGCCTGGCCCGCGAACTCTCCCTGCCCATCGTCATCCACTCGCGCGACGCCAACGACGACACCGTGGACATCCTCGAAGCCGAGGGATTCAGGGACTACCCGCTGCTGTGGCACTGTTTCGGCGCAGGCATCGGCCTGGCCGAGCGGATGGTGGCCAACGGCTGGCACATCTCCATCCCCGGCCCGGTGACCTTCCGCAAGAATTCCGACGACGTGCAGGCCGCCGTGGCGCGCATCCCCTTCGAGCGGCTGCTCGTTGAGACCGACTGTCCCTACCTCGCGCCCGAGCCGTGGCGGGGCAAGCGCAACCACCCGGCGCTGTCCGTGTTCACCGCCCGCCGCGTGGCCCAGATCAAGGGCCGTCCCCTGGAGGACGTCTGGCGCATGGCCGGCGACAACGCGCGGCGTTTCTTCGGCCTGTAG